The genomic segment AATTCATCCTTTCTCGCTATCCAACCATTTTGCCAGCCTTGTCGTCTCTTCCTTTGTATATTGAGCTACCAGCCGATCCGCGTACAGGAGCTCCAGCCGCACTTTTGGTCCACGCAGGCATTCGACCCGGTATCCCCTTGCAGGAACAAAATCCGCAAGATTTACTATGGATTCGCGAGCCTTTTTACCTTTATTATGATGGAGAACTCCCTGTCATCTTTGGCCATACCCCTGTTCCAGGATTACCTCAATACTCAGGCAGCGGTCCTTGGCAAAGAGACAATATGGTTGGCATTGATGGTGGCGCAGGATATTGGCGAGGCGTCCTGCTCGTCGAATGGCCTTCTCTTCCATCCATTTTCGTACCGATTCGGGATAGGCAATCCTCTCCACAAGTACGGGTCTACTGAGCATGCTTAAGGAAAACTGGGAGCTTTCGCACTGGTGCTCCTACCTGCTGCAAGTGCATCGGGTAGTGCATCCAGTTTGATGCAGAAGACAAGCCCATTCGTTCAATAAATTATTACTTTTTATAATCTACTTTCGATTTGTAATATGTTAAGATATGGACGAGGTGTTTATATGAAACGTCAGCAAATCGTGGAACAAGCCATGTTTGCCGCATGGGGAGTCTCCCTCATCGCAACAGGAGGCAGTTTGTTTTTTTCAGAAGTGTTAAAGTACATACCGTGTGACCTGTGCTGGTATCAGCGAATCTTGATGTACCCGCTCGTCATCTTACTCGGAGTTGCCTCCGCGAAGAAAGATGACAAGATCGCGTCGTACGCCTTGATTCTCTCCATCATCGGAGGACTCACATCGCTGTATCATTACTCGATCCAAAAAATACCTGCCCTGCAAGATCTGGGCAGCGCTTGCGGCATTGTGCCATGCAGCACGGACTATATTAACTGGCTAGGTTTTATCACGATTCCGTTCCTTGCTCTCATTGCCTTCACCTTGATCAGCATCCTGCTTGTCATCGTTATGAAAAATGCAAAGGAGAAATGATTCATGAAGAAAGTCATCTTTCTATCCATCCTTGTGGCTGCGATCCTGATCGGTGCGATCGTGTACTCTGACATTTCGAACCGTCAGCTTGCGGAAGGAAACCCTTATGGGAAAGCCAATTTGCACCCAGCTACTCTCGAACAATTGAGTGACCCCCTGTACGATAATCTCATTATGCCTGATGAACTCAAAGGTAAGCTCGATAATCAGGAGGATGCGTTTGTTTACTTTTACAGCCCGGTTTGTGAGCACTGCAAAGCAACTACCCCCGTCCTTGTACCGATCGTGAAAAGCTTGGACATCGATATGAAAAAGCTTAATTTGCTGGAATTTAACGCCAGCTATGGTGAATACAACATCGAATTTACCCCTACCCTCGTTCATTACAAGGGCGGCAAGGAAGTAGCTCGACTCGTCGGCGGACGCGAAGCAAGCGAATGGAAAGCTTGGTTGGAAGAACAGAAAAAATCATAACGTGCGGTAGCCTCCCTCGATTCTTTGCGGGAGGCTCTTTTCATATTGGACATACGTGACAAATATGTGAAGAATTCCGTTCCCTTGGAAGAAATAGCCCGAACGAGTCATTAGGCTTTTCCAGTTAATTGCCTATAATGAGTACTGGGGATAATCCTTGAAAACGGAGGTAATCGCATGACCCTCACTTATTTCACTGAAACCTTTGGCTTTCGGGCGACATGGAATCCAGAGCTGATTCTTTTGACCTTCTTGATCGGTCTGGCTTACTTCTCGCTGACCGGACCATTACGCCAAACTTTTCAAGATTCCACACCTGTGACACGCAAGCAAAAGACTTTTTTCACACTCGGCTTAATTGGTTTT from the Brevibacillus brevis genome contains:
- a CDS encoding metallophosphoesterase family protein; translation: MATYLVSDIHGQNQAFQKALRDVSFSPQAGDRLFVLGDMIDRGPESKEVLLDLLALRQAYPSQIYLIKGNHEQMLADWLSGNGNPELYLRYNGGDATIRSFLGNHPLRRAFLNRMPSLQEQEEARQFILSRYPTILPALSSLPLYIELPADPRTGAPAALLVHAGIRPGIPLQEQNPQDLLWIREPFYLYYDGELPVIFGHTPVPGLPQYSGSGPWQRDNMVGIDGGAGYWRGVLLVEWPSLPSIFVPIRDRQSSPQVRVY
- a CDS encoding disulfide oxidoreductase → MKRQQIVEQAMFAAWGVSLIATGGSLFFSEVLKYIPCDLCWYQRILMYPLVILLGVASAKKDDKIASYALILSIIGGLTSLYHYSIQKIPALQDLGSACGIVPCSTDYINWLGFITIPFLALIAFTLISILLVIVMKNAKEK
- a CDS encoding thioredoxin family protein — its product is MKKVIFLSILVAAILIGAIVYSDISNRQLAEGNPYGKANLHPATLEQLSDPLYDNLIMPDELKGKLDNQEDAFVYFYSPVCEHCKATTPVLVPIVKSLDIDMKKLNLLEFNASYGEYNIEFTPTLVHYKGGKEVARLVGGREASEWKAWLEEQKKS